The Helianthus annuus cultivar XRQ/B chromosome 16, HanXRQr2.0-SUNRISE, whole genome shotgun sequence genome includes a window with the following:
- the LOC110919322 gene encoding grpE protein homolog 2, mitochondrial-like, whose protein sequence is MENIMDRTKREADNSKKFAIQNIAKSLLDVADNLDKASLVVKESFSKIDASKDTTGAFPLLKMVLEGVEMTEKQLAEVFKKFGVEKYDPTNKEFDPNRHNAVFQTYGIKHMSFIELFNNICYPCGHTGPTASTLYYNSTP, encoded by the exons ATGGAAAACATCATGGACAGGACCAAAAGAGAGGCAGATAACTCTAAAAAGTTTGCAATTCAG AATATTGCAAAGAGTTTACTGGATGTTGCGGATAATCTGGATAAAGCTTCTTTGGTTGTAAAAGAgagtttttctaagatcgatgcATCTAAGGACACTACTGGAGCCTTTCCGCTTTTAAAAATGGTTCTTGAAGGCGTTGAGATGACTGAAAAGCAGCTAGCAGAG GTTTTCAAGAAATTTGGAGTGGAGAAATATGATCCAACAAACAAGGAGTTCGATCCAAACAGGCATAATGCAGTGTTTCAAACATATGGGATCAAACATATGAGCTTTATTGAATTGTTCAATAACATTTg CTACCCGTGTGGTCACACGGGTCCTACAGCTAGTACTTTGTATTATAACTCAACCCCTTAA